From the genome of Dermacentor andersoni chromosome 3, qqDerAnde1_hic_scaffold, whole genome shotgun sequence:
AGTCCGTTGGCTAGCCTGCTCCTCTGCTCGGAGAGAACGGGCAGAGGAGCAAACGAGGCTTGAAAAACTCGCGGAATTATCGGCGGCGCACAGTGGGCGAGTCTGTTTCTGACATTCGCGACCGATTCGAAATCCTCATCGAGTCGCAGGGCCTGGGGATTTCGCCGTTTAAGCATGCATGGAATTGGTtcttgatagaaaaaaaaaagttaggcgcgcagacacagacacaagaaCAGCGAACTTTTCTTTTCTAACAAGGATGCctataccaactagctcaacattCTGTCATTGTGTGGAATTGGTGAAGCGGGGTGTACTTGTTTTCTCCGAAACGCAGTTTTTTCTTACTCACGCAATTTCGCACATTCCGCTAGTGACTACTCTCCACCTTCTTACCACTGCTCCCTATCCGTTATGTGTTTAATACTTCCTCAAGGTCCAGCGTCCCGGATTTTTAGTATACAGTCAAACGccttataacgaagtgcttgggacCTCCAAAATTCTTCGTTTTACAAGTCACTTCATTGTAAGGATTACGCACCGTATCGCTCACAATAGATCAGGCTAAGCACGTTCAACGAGATAAAACCTTTATTTGACATTGAATTCAAGAGACTATATATGCACGGCTTGAACTTCGGCGAAGCGCGGGAGTGACGCAAGGTAAAGGCTACATATAGATCGTCGAGTGACGCTATCGCCTACCCCTTCCCGTGAAAATTCTTGGTTCGTTTGCGTGCAGGCTCTTCATCATGGTTGCCTTCGCTGACATTCGCGTGCTTTGCGCCCTAGATGGCCTTGAAGATGTCGTCGGTTCCAGTTATATCCTCACGTAGTCGTGGACCGCGACGGTTCGTAAGTCGTCGCACCCGCTACGGCAGCGTGTTACAACAAGCCGCGCAGGAGTTGAACGATTCATGCAGCAGTGCAGCAGGATTGTAACACCTGACATCGGCACGCTTGTGAAGTGCGTCGCTATAGCGGAGGCGTTAACGCTAGTGCAAAGCGCAACTCAGTGGCGTTTGCGGAGGCCAGTGGTGGTACAGGTATACGTGGCgttcgttgtaaagcaacaaatcagccCTCGGAAACGCCTAAATCCCTTCGCTGTACAGGTAAATTCATTGTAGCTGTCTTCATTGTGGAGGCGTTCAAAATACATATGAAAGATAGGAATTAGGCCGGGACATATTCAACCCTTCGTTGTGCAGTTCATTTCGTATGTGAGGCGTTCGACagtatcgcgcgagcgtcgaccgcgcATGGCACATCAGCGCCTATATAACGGCGAGATTGGCTATGTGGTACCTGCGCATACGTGCGCGAAGCACACTCCAGCTcgagcgtcgtctgctgcgctgttctctcAAGGAAGACATACGTCCTGTCAGGGTTATCTGCGCAATCCTATTTACCCGGTGTGAAGCAGAGACGTGCACGACTGAGATATGtcagcagtgtgttcaatggggctggttggttcatctttacaATGAAAACAGGAATAGCGCAACacgacgagcgagtaaagagaaCAGGACagcactctgtcctgtgctctttactcgctcgtcctgtgttgcgctgttcctctTTTCATTCCGAGATGTGCCATCTGCGATGCGCTTTCCGTATTTATTTCGTACTACTCTACCCTCGCATGCGCCATTGAACTAGGATGAAAAATTAAAAATGAAGAAAATTTGTCAGCACATACGATGTATTGTCTGTGAAATTGGATGTCTCAGGGTTAACAAAGGTAGCGCGTGTGCATTCCTGATGTGAACAGCGCAACAGACGACGCTCGCACTGAATAGTTTGTGCGCGTACTATTGCCGATCTCGCCGCTTCTCGCCGTTACAAGGCGCTGACATCCCGGGTTGTCGAAGCTCGCACGATATTATTAAAGATCCAGGAGGCTACATACGACGTGATAATAATGCCACTCCGATTTGGCTCCGATCCGGCGCAGGCTGGGCACCGTCCGCATTCAGACTCTGCTGCTGGCGCTCGGCGGGAGCCTCTTCGTGGTCGCGGGTTTCTTTGAGCACAGGCGCGTTGCCAGCGAGAAAGGTGAGGGGTCGCTCAgaatctttttttattattattattctttcacTGTGACTTCAACAGAGCGCTGCTGCCCAGCCACGTGCTTGATGTAGTAGCCTGCCGTTATTTTTTGTTAAATCACTTGAGTTATTGGCTGCAGTAATCGGCTACATCATTGCAAAGCTTCTAGTTTTATTGCGAGAAAAGCTATATCATGCCCTAAGGAGGCTTATCGTATGAGCAGCTCGCGATAAAAGGTACAAGAAAATACCGCCCAGCATTCCGCGGACACTGCATCCTACCTCGCAAGAAAAGCATCACGAAGGTGGGCATCAATAGAAACCATGCCGACTCCCTTGACGTTCTGTACAAGAGAACAACATTGTAGTTTTCAATGCCGCGGTCAGAAACGGGCTATTACACACGCTATACTATTTTGTTTCCCCATGGACTGAAATAACTGCTATAGATGTTCGACGAAAACTTTCTGCCCGAAGCTGTCGCAGCGCATTGCAATAATGTAAATCAGGCTGTTTTAGCGTTCAAGCTGTTTACTTCTCTCGCTTTACTTATTTTCTTTATTGTGTTCACGTAGGCTTTACTATTGACCTCTTCTTCTCCGGACTCTGCGCACTGTTCGGCTGGACAGCAGTGGTCGTGGCAAAGTCAACCATGCTCTTTGACATGGCAAAATCCATGCCCACCGGGACAAGGTGGGTTTCGTGTAAAAAAGTGACAACTGCTACATTATCACAGACAACAATATTTAAGAAGCGCATTTGGTTACACTTGATTCTCAAAATGTCATTTCGTCATGTCATCAAGGATACCTGGCAATTGCTTTTTCTTCATTTGAGTCCCCACTTGGTACTTTCACCCTCAAAGCTATGAAGGCCGCGATACCTTAATTACGACGAGTAATCACAAGCAATAAGCTGCGACGTCATATTTCTGATTCGTCGTGCAGAGCAGTGCCATGGATGTATGAAAAATTGGGAGAGAGCGTTGCGTAACACATTTGAAACCAAACGcatcggcccaacacgtgatgaTCATGTCAGATGCGCGGTAATGTTTTTCTGCTCCAGCTCTGCAGGCAGATCAAGCAGTATAGCTCAATGCCGATTGGGCAGCCGAACAAGTACGCATCGGCTAAAATATTCACGCAGAAATTCCTCTGGGAGTTGGCAAAGCAAGCGTgggcattgtgccacttgctcatttccATGCAACCAGGtgccattatcaatgttatgaaacttgatcaggccagtacaaacgacagcgctgtggCGACACGAACGAGTGCGGACGgcgcgccaggtgcgctgatgacgttccgatcattataagccgttattgcTCATTCGCTCTTTATCTATGCGCGTCAAACCATTGACCGAACGTTTTTTTCAAGGTTTGTATGGCACCGCCGCGCTGGccgcaccttgaaagcgatctgcgatgctgacaaagagtgccgactgctaATAGCTTCCCGCGCTCTcttctcgccgcttacttagcgttgaagagaaacgcgcgggcccgtatcttgaaagcaatctgcgaaagCGGCAGAGTgaggcgtgtgctgagagctccggTGAGCGGCTGTGTTTTCACCgattcgttggcgttgaagcgagaggcgaatccactcgctgctgcgggcgctttCTCGAAAGCTGTCGTCTTATGAGAAGGACGGAGGGACGGCTTCCTCGTTGGTAAGCCTAGAAATTCTTACGCATTATAAAATGACCGGAAACTAAACATTCCCGGCCAATACGGCGAGtctcagaggtcacgtgttgggccaatATCGCGAAGGGAACGGCTTCACGCagagttcgcttgccaaggctggctgcgtcaCGTAATGCTTTCTCCTCGTTTACTTCTTTCCTTCATGGGCAGTGTTGTGGCAAATAAATGCACCACTGTCCAACTCGCAGAATTTGTATCAATGGGCCAGCCAATTAGGTCATTTTATTTCCGTGACGTCATGGCGGAGGCCAACTTCTTTCCCAATACATATATGAGTGTCTCTCGGGACGCTGTTTTGGATCTCTGAAGGAGAGACAGCAGGTACAATGTGCCATAACCTCCTTATGGGGACCTGGGGATTGTTATTCATCGGGGATTACGGCCCAACAGTTCCCGTCTTTATTGACATGGTGAATAATTGTCGGTGCTCTGAAAGCAACAGTGCCATGCGTCGCTCGTAAAACTTCAAATACTTGTTTCCCGTCGTTCTCACTGCAGGGCCTTTGGCCTGGGTCTGTGCGTTGCAGTGGGCAGCCTGGCGGAAATCCTCGCCCCAACGATATCCACCTTGGTAAGCCACGTATGAGCAGATGTGCTTGATCAAATCTATTCAGTTTGTGCCTAGGAACTAACTGCTACGAAAGGTGGTGTGCAGGGATGTGGGTTCTGACTAACTTCAACCACCGACGGTCTATATATAGGCGCGGTTCTAGCTTTTTTGTCACCGTAGTAATACGGCAGGTGCAGCCGACATTCTAACTCGAAACACCGAGCCCAAAAGGACGCCGCAGCCGCTGAATTGCTGCGGTGTGGCAGGTTGTGTCAAACCAGTAAGGACGCCCGccgtggtgttgggctgcggagcacgaggtcgcgggatcgaatcccggccacggcggccgcatttcgatgggagcgaaatgtgaaaacacccgtgtacttagatttaggtgcacgttaaagaaccccaggtggtcgaaatttccggagtcctcccctacggcgtgcctcataatcaaaaagtggttttggcacgtaaaaccccataatttaattaattaagccAGTAAGGATATGACAGCACCTTGGTATTGATACATGCCTACATAAGGCAGCGTACATTAATCCTACATAGCCTATCCTTGTTTTCTGATGCACTCAATTGCTTTCATCCAGTGATTTACAACTGACCTCTAGCAGTTACCTGCAACGCAGCACAAGAAGACAGAGCTTTCTCGAAATGTAATTTTTCGAAAGTTTCCTCTCGCCCTCTTTGAGAAAACATGGTTATAACCAGGCTAATTTTACTATAGCTTTCTGCCGGAGAACGTCACTGAAAACGCTGAAGATGGAATACAATAATGTAAATGCATTCGCCTGCATTTTCTAGACATTTATATCCCTTATTCAACGTCCCTACACAGGGGGTAGCAAATCAGGCCCATTTCTGGTTAATTTTTCATGCTTTTTccacttctttcttttcattctctctctctctctctctcttgcattcATTCCCTTCTGTTCTTAACATGAACTTTTCTACAGCATGCATCGCAGTGACCCCTGTTTCGCGAACATTCAACCTGAATACGTATCTGCAGTGTCCGGAATCGATGTCTTTTATCCCGGCGTCACATTCAGGGTGGCCTGCTGCCTTTCTATCTGCCGATGGCCGGCTGCGGCGTGCTGGTTCTGACCGCGGCCGGACTCAGCCTCGTGTTTCCGGACTCGTGGAAGCGGCCCCTGCCCCCGTCGGCGGAGGCTGCCGACGACGCCAAGCAGCACCGCCGGACGCGCCGTCGCGGCTCCTACTCCCCGCCCGCCAGCCGGCTGGGCACAGCGACCGCCTCTTCGCTACCGCTCGCCGACGACGCAGCGGCCGCGCTCACAGCGGCCAAGGTTACCCGCGCCAAGCATGCCAGCATGCGAGTGCGTATGCCTTGCCCACTCTTTCGCCACGTTGGGTTTAGGGAGCCCGGTCGGTTAACGCGGTCGCAGTCACAAAAGTTTTCACTTGTCTTCCTGTTCAGAGTATACGTGTTTTGGGGGGATCAGGGGAGTACGTGGGCTTGACAACAGTCCAGCCTGCATTGTTGCGTCGCCACGTCCGGGGTCATGTAGGGCAATGACTCCTGCTCTAACACCCGTCCAGAATCCTCTCGTCGGAAAGGTCTTACGCGTGTTTTTACAGTGTAGGAGAAGTCCATGTAGCATGCCCACATACGGCGCTCTGGCAGCGCGATTCTTTTCCTACTTCTCACGCGCTGTTCTGCCGCTTGTTGAAACATTGACGGGCACACATATGTGTCATCATTTATGCGTCATCGTTTTTCTGATTGCAGAGCACGCGGACCACATCGGAAACGTCCTGCAAACGGCCGCTGGACTCCATGGACTCCAGCGGCATTCCGCGGAGCACTTTCGCCGCCCAGATGGTCTATCCGGAAAAAGGAAGCGTCTACTTCCAGTCCTGCCCGGTCGGACGAAACGTATCGCTCTCCAAGACGCCCACGCGGGCAAACTCCGTGTCGTCGGGCGACGACAACGAGTCTGACGGCGGCGAGTCGAGGCTCACCGACCTCGAGGACGAGCTCAACCGGGCGTGGGAGATGGGCGCGCTCAGCTTGAGGTCGCCGCAGCAAAGGACGAGGCGCCAACGCCAGCAGCACGACTTGCACTGCTTTGGCCTGACTCAGAAGAAGCCCTCTGAAGGAAGTTTCATCAGCGAAACGGCTTTCTGAACACTATCACTCAACGCTCTGTGCAACGAGCAGCCGCGCGGGTTTTGAACGCCCGTATATCGCGTTTACCTTTATTGAGGGAGCATATCTCAAGCTTATATACTGCGCACCTACAACTTGGTTACATGCAACACTTCCTTTGGTCGACGTAACCTTTGGTTGGCAAAAAAGTAAGCAAAACATCGATCACTACCGCAGCAATTTGGGGCTTGTTGGTATATACCATGGTAAATGATTTTGAATAGCGCGAGCATGTGAGAATCATACAAGGAAAGACGGAGTGCTAACCTCCAACAAACTTCATTCGTGAAAAAAGCGGCTAATATATACATTTTAACGACAGCACGTGACAGCAACTATTCACCTTTTTAGGAAGTCAGTCTTTTTACCAGTCAAAAGCACTGACGGCGTACTCAGTCTGGACCGAGTCCTAAAATCAGATTGGCTTCCATGATTTCGCGAGTCAGCTGGTCGCTATCCTTACGGACGACAATACGAATACCAAAAGAAGGATTTCATCCGCAACTTTTACAATGTGGCGTCAGCCAACCATCGCGTGTATTTTTCACATTTGCCTGCTCACGGATGCATGTGCATGGGTGATAGCGCTAGCAAGTCTAGTTAGGGTGAAAACTCGCAGCTAAGTCTATATAAGTTAACGCATGCATTGCCTCTAGAGGACTCAATCAGAGTTTTAGACTTTTACTGTGTGTTTTCACCCTAACATGACTTGCTAGCGCTGTTACCCACGGAGTAGCAAATCCATACTGCTATTTCAACGAGCCCACTGTAAGCTCGTAAAGAGAGGGATTGAAAACGGGTGTTTCCGCAATGCActtcaaatgtcttgcgctcacGAGGTGGCTAGAAATGCAGCTAAAGAGGTCCGATGCTGGCTACTCGATTCATGTTCAAACTGCTGTAGCTGGGTCAGTGCTCAGAAGGATGAGCTCTTGTGCGAGTTGTGCGCAACCCGACtcggacaaaagaaagaaacaacatttGAATGATTCTCTACCTTCACAAATGTCCCATAAGCTCAAAAAGATAGGTGAACGTTCCAAAGCTAAAGTATCTTCTCTGCGCCGTGCAAACTAAGTACGTTATGTTGTTTAAGCTGCTCTGTTGTTCAAAAGAGCTTAGTTAATTAACGCAACACAGTTTGACAGCTGTATCTACAGCATGGTTTATAATATACCCCTTTCGTGTGGCTAGCTGCATGTAGGTCGCACTCAATGATCGCCTCCCACTCAGCTAGAGCAGTTTGGACATGAATCGGGTAGCCATGCAGCATCGGACAACCTCTCTAGTTGCATTTCTAACCGCCTCGGGAGTGCAAGACATTTGAAGTGCATTGCGGAAACAACCGTTTGCAATCCCTCTCTTTACGAGCTTATAGTGGGCCCATTGAAATAGGAGTATGGGATTTGTTACCGCGTGGGTGATAGCGCTAGCAAGTCATGTTAAGGTGAAAACACACAGCCAAGTCTAAAAATATGATTGCGTCGTCTACGGATAATTCATGCGTTACCACAGACTTAGCTGCGCGGTTTCACCCTAACTAGACTTTCCAGCGCTATCACCCATGAACAGGCATCCGTGAGCAGGCGAATGTGAAAAATACCCGCAATGGTTGGCTGGCGCTTCATTGTACAAGCTGTGGATGCAAGCCTTCTTTTGATGCTTGTACTGTTGTCCGTAAGGATCATGACCCGCTGACTCGTGAAATCATGGAAGTGAATCTGATTTTAGGACTCGGTCTCGATTGCGCGAGTACTCCGTCGGTGCTTTTGACTAATAAAAAGGTTGACTTCCTAAAACAGTGAATAGTTGCTGTCACGTCCTGTCGTTGAAATGCATATTAGCAGCTGTTTTCAGGAATAAAGCTTGTCGGAAGTTATTCAAAATCCTTTGCCGAAACATCGAGATTACTGCAATGTAACATTTAACTCGCAAAGTATGAGAATATGAGCAGCTTCCCTAAAGTTATTGCGATAAGAGCGCGTTTGCGTCGTCCTTACTGACGTTGAGCTTGCTACGTCTTATAGCGCAAAGCACAGGTTATACGTAATATAACTCATCGTATCGCTGATAAGAAGTGTGCCTGACAAACGCTCTGCTACATGCTTGACCATGCTCTGTCTCGATTGCGTTTTCGTCTGCCATGTTTGCGCCAGGCCGGTAGCTGAGAAGAAATCGCGTGCTGTGTTTATCTTGACAAGTTTCCGGGGAGGACGCTGCAGCGAAAACGGCTCCGCTGATGTGTGAGGTTGTCAGCTGTCATATCGTGAATAAAATAATGTAATGTCTGTCTCAGTGGTGAAAAATTTGTATGATGTAATTCCATATATTGAAACCAACCCATTTGCTTCATCAgattctctctcgctctctcgctctctcgctctgtgtgtgtgtgcgggcgtgtgcgtgcgtgtgcgtgtgcgtgcgtgtgtgtgttatttGACAGGAAAAGATTTTAAGAAGGGGTCAAGGCTCCACTGGCCTGAGCTGGCTATTAAGGGCTTTTGTTCTGCCAAGTCTGAAAGGGCGAGCTGTGcgtcccactgctccattgttttattgctatttggcctatgagggcgcttagtgcactcccagctTACGTGTATTAGGGTGGGTATATGCCACACCACCAATGACAGTTGGCCCTATGGCGAGTGGGATACATGACGTTTGGCATTTTTAGATGGGGAAATACCCCGGTGTGTATCATGCgtcaatcggcggcctcttccccgctaagttgtgggtgaggcggcgggtaatTTCTGCGGCCTCCGTGCTGGTGAGCagggatgtctttggcatttaaattcacgaaattttgtgagggatagcgcgagtggttggggttagaagagccGTGGCTCGGTTAGTagaccctcgagctaacgcgttagcctgttCGTTCCCTTGTATACCCCCGCGTGTCCAGGGCGCTAGAGTAGGCGATGACGGTGGTTGAAAGATTTGaggattatcgcgaggctagctacagtcacgtgccccttgagaaacatgcaaCATGTCTCCCGGGAGTCCGTGACCATGAACGAGTCCCTTTGCTATAATGCATCTTTGCAAACACTTTGCATGACAAAGGGCGATCGCCACTGCTACCGTTTCGGCCGAGGTGGGGGATCCTGCCGCGGCCGACGCGGCTATTTGTTGCTGGCAGGTCGCGTTCACTACTGCCaaggcgtacctcctttggtggCGCTGTCCGGTCGCCTCTGCGtacgcagctgcgtccgtgtagtacgtataGTACCTAGGGTTATTAGAGTACATCTATCCAATAtgctgtgcgcgtgctttgcgcctttccttgtactcgggatgcatgttcttgggcattggagctactgtaattttggatctcacgGAAGGAGGGAGAGGTATACGGCCTGTTCGGTGAGATAAAAGGGGCATGCTGGGATATTGAGCCGAGACAATATTGCCCTAttagtttttgtgaagctgaggcgctccctctgtcgcatgAGAGTGGCCTGCCTTAGTTCGTCGAAAGTATCATGCACTCCCCAAGTTAGAATGCGCTCCGTGGAGGTACATTTAGGCGGGCCCAGAGCCGCCTTGAAAACGGGTCGTGTTTGTCTGCCTTTTCTCTTCCTTGTTCAGGATTTGGTAAGGTAAGCCGTACGCGACTCGACTAATTACTAAGGCCTGTACTAGTCTGAGGGTATCATCTTCTCGCACGCCCACCTTTCGATACGTCACTCGACGTATCATTAGGGCTATGTTGTGGGATGCGGATTTGAGGGTTTTAAACGTCTGCGTTCTTCTCCCGTCGCTATGAAGCCACAAACCCAGaactcgcatcgtgggtacctctcggaccATACGCCCCTCAATCACGATGTTAAT
Proteins encoded in this window:
- the LOC126520739 gene encoding organic cation transporter protein-like, producing the protein MASQLVSFVLMLELLPTPFHVQGACALTVASTVGYVMLAALSSLISSWRYVQLALAAPQLVSLAFLWLVPYSLPHLLLRGQLASADMTLRRMAQLGRVGLPPGSVKLLLQYAAASRSLFASASGGSALSQLFLYKHIRRYLLTHLYLWAVVSLFLAIRVSEIATLTGNRSADLFTRGFLAVGVLLLVFVLAGRLGTVRIQTLLLALGGSLFVVAGFFEHRRVASEKGFTIDLFFSGLCALFGWTAVVVAKSTMLFDMAKSMPTGTRAFGLGLCVAVGSLAEILAPTISTLGGLLPFYLPMAGCGVLVLTAAGLSLVFPDSWKRPLPPSAEAADDAKQHRRTRRRGSYSPPASRLGTATASSLPLADDAAAALTAAKVTRAKHASMRSTRTTSETSCKRPLDSMDSSGIPRSTFAAQMVYPEKGSVYFQSCPVGRNVSLSKTPTRANSVSSGDDNESDGGESRLTDLEDELNRAWEMGALSLRSPQQRTRRQRQQHDLHCFGLTQKKPSEGSFISETAF